A stretch of Vigna angularis cultivar LongXiaoDou No.4 chromosome 4, ASM1680809v1, whole genome shotgun sequence DNA encodes these proteins:
- the LOC108332123 gene encoding methyl-CpG-binding domain-containing protein 11 — protein sequence MASLVEQEGDASEEIFTLELPAPPGWKKKFVPKKAGTPKKNEIVFTAPTGEDINNRKQLEKYLKAHPGGPAVSEFDWGTGETPRRSARISEKAKAAPPTESKPPKKRSKTTPASQKETSEEEKEEDTKETEMQADDEIAKVDEDIEKENNVVTENQDDKTAEDTNINKSTNPGDVKARENVEVRTDEEKSNAADGELHALKDEVVDKGTEGAVSLRNDEEKIGQPREETKEYHRSGEPEKSETCSTADKTVEVEGVNTEEYIKSTSKLEEVEKIEGTKVNSEEHDKLDDINKKVEAELTENGNHGS from the coding sequence TTCGTCCCAAAGAAAGCTGGTACtccaaaaaaaaatgagattgtGTTCACTGCACCAACAGGAGAGGATATCAATAACAGGAAGCAgttggaaaaatatttgaagGCACACCCTGGTGGTCCAGCTGTATCAGAATTTGATTGGGGCACTGGTGAGACCCCAAGAAGATCCGCAAGAATCAGTGAGAAGGCGAAGGCAGCTCCTCCAACAGAAAGCAAACCCCCAAAGAAACGTAGTAAAACAACACCAGCTTCGCAGAAAGAAACTTCCGAggaggaaaaagaagaggacACAAAGGAAACGGAGATGCAAGCAGATGATGAAATCGCTAAGGTTGATGAAGATATAGAGAAGGAAAATAATGTGGTAACGGAAAATCAAGATGACAAGACTGCAGAGGATACAAATATCAACAAATCAACTAATCCTGGAGATGTTAAAGCTAGAGAAAACGTTGAGGTACGTACTGATGAGGAAAAATCCAATGCTGCTGATGGAGAACTACACGCATTGAAAGATGAAGTTGTTGACAAAGGAACTGAGGGTGCAGTTTCTCTGAGAAATGATGAAGAAAAGATTGGGCAACCACGGGAAGAGACAAAAGAATATCACAGGTCTGGGGAGCCAGAGAAATCTGAAACATGCAGTACTGCTGACAAAACAGTTGAAGTGGAAGGAGTGAATACAGAAGAATACATCAAAAGTACTAGTAAACTTGAAGAAGTTGAGAAAATAGAAGGAACGAAAGTGAACAGTGAAGAACATGACAAGCTTGATGATATAAATAAGAAGGTTGAAGCTGAGTTGACTGAGAATGGCAATCATGGGAGTTGA